The segment TTCTTGTAGAAGATcaaaagaaatttgaaggagaaaaagTGTAGAGAAAGATTAAAGATTGCAGACACAAGAGTTGATTTGTGTAATTGGCAAGCTGCTGCAACAAATGTAAGTGGGGTCGCCAACAATAAGAGGTGGAGAAATAAGAAAGAAGATGTAGCTATTGTTTTGACAAAGATGCCAAAGTCAAAAGGGTTGCCTACCTAAAGAGAACTATTTATGTTTGAAAGATATAAATTGTAAGGAGCATCAAAAGAAGGTTGAAAGATTTGTTATTTGACAAGAGTTATTCTAATTTTAgatgaattattttttattaaagacTCAAAGTAAGGAAAGATGTAGCTTGTTTGGATTGTTGTAGTAGTTGCTTGGAGaaagatattttaatttttattgttgaaATCATGTGTATACAAAGTTTATGGTTATCTAAAACCATGTGTTAAATTTGGTCTAGTCATACGAAACCACTTGGATGTGAGCTTTATGGTCAAACAAAATCACTTGTCATTAATGTTTGTGGTTAGCTAGAAAACACACATGTAATTAAaccactatttttttttaattaccatcacattagggagagataggaatttgatagatctaagcccaatagaccaaaattttcatcatattttgaggctcctaaatggggctcttctttccctaagatttgaattgtatttttgaattgtaaaAGATTAGGGTACAATAGTGAATCATTGAAAAgattatgcataaaaagtgagctAATGTCATTTTatggagccacaaacctagatctgagtagAAGATGAAGGTTCGGATCTACTTCCTGAAATTTGGCTTGAATTTTTAAGACCATGATGGtggtcgccttggtcctcctaactttttatcgtccaaaggggaacctgttcATCTTTGTGAATCATGTGGTTCCTTCGAAACACAACTCTATACATGTTCCTACACATAGTGAAAAGGGGGAAAAGTTacaaataggggtttgccttaggccaaaccctggttttggaattatgaaatagaatttaaatgtaaatgaagtaccgtagtaaaatactttccttttgagggaaagaactaaaatgaatgaaaatctaatgatatacctttaatgaattTTTATTACTGTTTCATGTAGATagccttcataaaacatagaacatgaatgtcatctccaatgcttgatagaaggctgattgcttgctcacttaatTGTAGGATCTAAAtttttctttcttgaattgcttatgAATTCAAATTAGGAGTGTTAATTTTTCGAAATGAgaagggtagacctccttttatacttcctAGTCAAAACACAAATTAAATTTCTAACAtaggcagacatgggatctaggtcCTTGCCCAAATTGAGTGACCATTATGAGGCCACAAAATGGGTCCTTTTTTAAAAGAACATGGCACTAGGTGTCATGGTCGTGGGCATCAAGGCTCCAAGATTAAGGGGGAGAAAGTGAAGGCAGTGAAAATTTGAGTTTGGTAGCTAGTGTGAGCAGAATCAGAGCTTCAGTCAAGCCTCAGAGGATGAACACCAaaatgaggcctaagtgaggacaaaattgtaggtgagtataATTTAAGACACTACAGTGATTATCTAAAACCACTTGGATGTGAGGCTTGTGGTCAGTCAAAACCACTTGTGATTAAAGTTTGTGGTTAGCTAGAAACCATGTCATGTGATCGTTCGTGATAAATTGAAACCATTTCAAAATTGTATTGATTACCTATAAGCTAAAAAACCCTATAGTGATTATGATGATAAAAGTGACAAAGTATCTTTATTGGTTATACTAAGAAATCAAAATCTTATAGATTGTATAACCCTATTTTAAAGCAAGTGACTACTATTAGTTGTGTTAATTTATGGTTTTATTAGTTTTTCTAATTCCCTCCACATAGTCAATCAATGCAATCAGTTGAAATTAAACTGCAAGTTCACTTAATCTATTGATTTTGTTGTCTACATGTGCTAATAATAAGGGGAACAAGTTACCTACATTTCCTCCACATAGATGATCATTTGTAACTAAGATGATGTTAAACTTTCTACATATTAATAACGAGCAGTTTGCATTCCCGTGTCTTCTACAAATTTGTTAGACTCCTTCACATATTATAGTTTGTTTAGTTGTGGAATTTTTAGTTGCTTTACACATGTAACACATGGTGATGGATGGTTTTGGATACTGGGTTTTTCCCTcgtgagggttttcccaaggtatatcttgtgtcatctttaacgggtatgttgtctattctttgcatgtggattttaTGTGATTATTTTGTTGAAGTCTAAATTGGGTTATTtcaaaattgtcataaagttggttgcaagtttccttacacACGTAGCAAATTGACTCACATGTTTGTTTCATTTTAATGCATATAATATTAGTAGTGGTAGATGGCTTTTATGGCTTTTTTGCAGATGTGATAGATGGCTTTTatggatttttctttttatttctaatttgtaaaCTTTTAATAGATTTTTTATTCCAATGAGATTTCAAGAATGATTtttatattttagaaaaaaaaaatcatgtgtttgGAAAATATAGAATTGTCATATTTCTATGGATTAGTTTATGTAGTAATATTGTAAAATTGTCTCAAAGGGCTTGTAATTTCTATtagatttaaaaatcaaaatttcaatttctaAACAAAGAAGGATGCTAAAAGTAGAGTTAATGATATGAAGTTTATTATTTCATTGATTTCTAGATTCTTGTAATTGTTACATTCCTATCTATTGattcatattaaaaaaatattgattttgatgtttaatTTATACACCAATCTAAAATGATGGTATGATCAatctataattttaaaatatattgcattatcataatcatttttttaggattaaattattttaaattttcttgCATGATTCAATATTAAAACTTTTGCTATACTACTTGAAAACTTGTGGCATACATATCCATTAGGAATAATGTTCTATAAGATTTCCACATGAAATAAGGGATGGTAAGGAGATTGAACTTAAGTAACCAAAATCAATCTCATATCATTAATTTTATTTGCAATCTtgtatttatctattatttaaCAGTGTTTTATCCTTATTATGAGTAATTAGTATAATGCAAGCTTAGTGATATATTTTTGGGATTTACTTATATATAGAATGTGATAGTTTGAaggtctatttttttattttttttccaattgGACCTCTTGAATCATTCCAAATGCTTTTACAAagacaaaaatttagaggaaatccCTAATAATGTTTATCAGCTTCTTAGCTACAATAATTTGATCATAAAATTTGGAATCTCCTTTAGGTAAACATATATCCCCTAGCCTAGATATTGACACTCTACTTTAGAATTCTAGAGTAGTAATTATAAGTGTGAACACAATGAGCTAGATTTATATTTAAAGctaaagcttttttttttttttttggatattatAAAATGTCTTGGATGTGGATGGATCGATAGATAATTTATCGATAAGTTTGAGAATATAtatcataaaatattttaaataagtaTTAGAAGTGGTGGTTCAAGATAAAACAGTAAGAttatatttttcatgatttttttgtgCAATCGATCTTTGGCTCAAATGATAAAGTGAATGAGAttatttttttaaaaggaaaagATACAAAATGAACTGAGAGATAATATTGTAGAAGCCTCCCTTGTGGAATTTAGTTTAATGCAAGAGGAAATTGTAGAGATTTTGTGGTATGTCTTAATGTTGGATGAGTTTTTGCATATATAACATGATTGTTTAGGTATGCAAAAGAAGGATGGAGACTTTAATCAAATGAAACTAATAAGTAATATAATTGTTTTGATTGGTATGCAACTTGAGGTGATAATTAAATTTTTTGGTCTAATCTCATCAATATTAAAGTTCAAAATTTCTACAAATGAAATTTACAATCAAACCTATGATTGATGACTTAATACATGTCTAGGCAGACAATGTTTCATTGGGTGTTGACAAATACATGATAGTATGTTTTTTTAATGTACTTTCCTATGTTTACCTAATTTTCTTGATATTGACTGTGACAATTGATTCATAATTTCTCATTTTTGAGAGACGGTTGTCTAGCTTTTCTACTTAACCTAATTTTTTATTTGTTCATATAAATTATACActatattttggtgagggtgtctcCTGAGTAAACTATTCTATAAATCTATTAACTACTTCCACAACAATAATACAAAAGATTTCCTATTTAAGAACCTCCAAAACAGTAGAAGCTGGAGGTTGGACTTGAATTTAAATCACAAAAACATGTTCATGCAACTTATGAACATACGCTGTGTAACATATTACAGATGAAGATTCGTTCTTATTCAAATTCGTCTTCTCTTCCATGATAATTAATCTTATTACACACAACATGCCATAATCCAGATACCAAGTGCAAACTATCACGTAGTCTCATGGCGATACGTCATTTGGTCCACAGTTTGATATTTCTCCAGCGAGATTCCATGCAAGATGAAGCGTTAACACCAGCGTAAGCTCCACACTTAAAATAATGGTTGGCACGACCTCTGTCATCAGCCAATACCTTCTCATTCCCGTCCACAAACACGGACACTTTCCCTTCATCTGCATTGTGGATAATGTTGAGATGAATCCACCGATCATAAATTTCAGACGCCACCACTTGGTCATTGTAACGCATTAGCACTCCGTTGGAAGCAAGCAGCATGAACGACGTGGCGTGTTGAACACCGCCGAAAACCTGCATCACGCATACACCCGATGTTCCATGTGGTACATACACCTCACCCTCGAATTGCCACACTCCCTCTGTATAGTCATATCCCTGCACCGTATACCATCAAGCAAATTAAAGAAAAACATAATACTGTGGAACAGCTTATACAAAATTTTAGAGGAAAATGATCAGAATTAACCTCGATGCGGATTTCTGTCCTGGGCCTAGTCTTGCTCTCAGGAGTGTGGGGTTTGTCATCTTTGTATACCCACATGGAATGGACGCCATCAATGAAGCTGTACCGCTCGTATTCCTCCTTGTCATATGGCTTTTGTATCATAAAATTTGTCGCATTTAACACCACTTCGGTAAAGCCTTGAGTAGGTGAGACAGTTGGATCCGCATTAACACTTGCAATCCAAATCAAAATAGCACTGATCAAAATCCCTAGCATCCTCGCCATTAATAATTCTGTAGATGCGATCAAATTTCTGTCTATTGCATGCAACACTCTCAGAATTTATGGTGATAAAAATTAATATTACACATAGTCTCTGAATTGAGTATTTTCTATGTTTTCAAATATGCTTTGAGACCGGCATACGGCCAAATGACacaaataaataaagaataatttCAATCACGGATACTTGGATTTATACTTGAAATACAAAGCTATTATTTTTTCTGCATTTTCTTCAAATCGGCTCTATTTAATATTCCAGGTCCTCTTTATCTTATAGAGCAGATAGATTTGT is part of the Cryptomeria japonica chromosome 10, Sugi_1.0, whole genome shotgun sequence genome and harbors:
- the LOC131039124 gene encoding citrate-binding protein-like, with product MARMLGILISAILIWIASVNADPTVSPTQGFTEVVLNATNFMIQKPYDKEEYERYSFIDGVHSMWVYKDDKPHTPESKTRPRTEIRIEGYDYTEGVWQFEGEVYVPHGTSGVCVMQVFGGVQHATSFMLLASNGVLMRYNDQVVASEIYDRWIHLNIIHNADEGKVSVFVDGNEKVLADDRGRANHYFKCGAYAGVNASSCMESRWRNIKLWTK